A window of Maioricimonas rarisocia genomic DNA:
CGGTTAATACGTCGCCCGTTCCACCTGTTGCCATGCCGGGATTACCGGTTGGATTGACGGTCAGCCGCTTTCCGTCGGTCACGACCGTGCCGGCTCCCTTGAGCACCAGCACGACGTTATGCCGATGCGCGAAGTCGACACTCATGTCCTCGCGGTTGTCCTGTACGGTCGAGATGTCGGAGTCGATCATCCGGGCGAACTCGCCGGGGTGTGGCGTGAGGACGCGACCGGCGTGCGGACGTCCGAGCTGGTCGAAGCTTCCCGCCAGTGCATTCAGTGCGTCCGCATCGAGGACCATCGGTTGCCGAATCTGTTCGTACAGATCCCGGGTAAGCGACTGCAGACCCTGCGACTTGCCCCAGCCGGGGCCGATGGCGAGAGCGGACATGCCGACCGCGCGGATCCGCAGGATGTCGAGCGAGGTCTCGGCGATGTGCCCCTGGAGATCTTCGACGAGCGGAATCGTCAGGTAGGAGGGTTCCGCGGCAGCAACCGTCGGGAGGATCTCGGGGGGACACGCGACGTAGACGAGCCCGGCGCCGCCCCGCAGGGCTCCTCGCCCGGCCAGGCAGGCGGCACCGCTCATGCCACGGCTGCCGGCGGCGATCAGTACGCGACCGAACGTCCCCTTGTGAGCATCCTGCGAACGCTCCGGCAGGAAGGGCAACTCCGTCACTCGCTCGATGGACATCTCGTGGAACTCCCTCAGACGGGTGACGTGGCGTCGTGTCGACGTTTGGCAATCATGCCTGCAATATACGCCCCTTTGAAGCCGGCATCGATGTTGACGACCGTCACGTTCGACGCACAGCTGTTGAGCATGCCGAGCAGAGCCGCCATTCCTCCCAGTGCGGCACCGTATCCGACACTGGTCGGCACGCCGATGACCGGGCAGTCAACCCAGCCGCCCACGACCGAAGGAAGTGCCCCTTCCATTCCCGCGACGACGACGACGGCATCGAGGCCGTCGAGACGGTCGAGGTGTTCAATCAGACGATGTGGGCCGGCGACACCGACATCGACCAGCAACTCGGCGCTCACGTGCATCCAGGCGAGCGTCTCCAGTGCTTCCTCGGCAATGTTGCGGTCACTCGTCCCGGCCGTAATGACGAGCACGCGACCGACGCTCGGTTGTTCGCTACCCGGCAGCCTGAGCGTCCGTCCCTGTGCGTTGTAGATTACGTCGGAGAACTGACTGCAGACACTGTCCGCCTGCTCGGCGGTGACGCGCGTGGCCAATGCGGCCTGTCGCTCGTCGCGCAGTCGTCCGAAGATTTCGACAAGCGCTTCAGACGACTTTCCCGGACCGTACACAACCTCTGGAAACCCGCATCGACGGGC
This region includes:
- a CDS encoding NAD(P)H-hydrate dehydratase → MSIERVTELPFLPERSQDAHKGTFGRVLIAAGSRGMSGAACLAGRGALRGGAGLVYVACPPEILPTVAAAEPSYLTIPLVEDLQGHIAETSLDILRIRAVGMSALAIGPGWGKSQGLQSLTRDLYEQIRQPMVLDADALNALAGSFDQLGRPHAGRVLTPHPGEFARMIDSDISTVQDNREDMSVDFAHRHNVVLVLKGAGTVVTDGKRLTVNPTGNPGMATGGTGDVLTGLIAALLAQGLEPFAAAQLGAWLHGLAGDLAAAERSQPGLIASDLPEFLPGAWKQYFSIQG
- the larB gene encoding nickel pincer cofactor biosynthesis protein LarB; this translates as MTDQQIRDLFEGVASGRIQPNAAAEQVAHFTAANAGRTAPLTGVRLDLDRARRCGFPEVVYGPGKSSEALVEIFGRLRDERQAALATRVTAEQADSVCSQFSDVIYNAQGRTLRLPGSEQPSVGRVLVITAGTSDRNIAEEALETLAWMHVSAELLVDVGVAGPHRLIEHLDRLDGLDAVVVVAGMEGALPSVVGGWVDCPVIGVPTSVGYGAALGGMAALLGMLNSCASNVTVVNIDAGFKGAYIAGMIAKRRHDATSPV